The following proteins come from a genomic window of Emys orbicularis isolate rEmyOrb1 chromosome 9, rEmyOrb1.hap1, whole genome shotgun sequence:
- the LOC135883995 gene encoding aquaporin-12-like — protein sequence MAGLNVSIAFFLSVVAISEVIRQVSKRLLPLGVYRGLVRELVSSLQLCACSLELRMLMEIGPWGGGFGPDVILTLLFIIYLIHGVSFDGASANPTVSLQEFLVMDSSFVATAFKLLVQFVGMEAAGILTTHYWSWELTDFHLIQNLMALDCSSSIHTSLYHGIFVEGVCSFFFHLVALKFQHSHPLYRAPVLAVTVTTLAYTAGPFTGAFFNPTLASMVTFHCSGNILQEYVQVYWLGPLTGMLAALLLYQGNIPRLFQKNLLYSPKSKYRTPKGKAVPGLKQTGDNGEGQPQLRTKPRS from the exons ATGGCGGGTTTGAATGTTTCCATTGCCTTCTTTCTCTCAGTTGTGGCTATTTCTGAGGTGATCAGGCAGGTTTCCAAGAGACTTCTGCCTCTTGGAGTGTACCGTGGTCTTGTCAGAGAACTGGTCAGCTCATTACAGTTGTGTGCTTGCTCCCTTGAGCTGAGGATGCTGATGGAGATTGGTCCCTGGGGTGGTGGCTTTGGCCCAGATGTGATTCTGACCCTCCTCTTCATTATCTACTTGATTCATGGTGTGTCTTTTGATGGAGCTTCTGCTAACCCCACTGTCTCTCTCCAAGAATTCCTGGTCATGGATTCCTCCTTTGTGGCTACTGCTTTCAAACTTCTGGTCCAGTTTGTGGGAATGGAGGCAGCTGGGATTCTCACCACGCACTACTGGTCCTGGGAGCTGACTGACTTCCACCTCATCCAGAATCTAATGGCCCTGGATTGCAGTTCCTCTATCCATACCTCTTTGTACCATGGCATCTTTGTGGAAGGCGtctgttctttctttttccatttggtgGCTCTCAAGTTTCAGCATAGCCACCCTCTGTACAGAGCGCCTGTCCTGGCAGTGACTGTGACCACCCTGGCTTACACAG CTGGGCCTTTCACAGGGGCCTTTTTCaaccccaccctggcctccatgGTTACTTTTCACTGCTCTGGGAACATCCTGCAAGAGTACGTCCAGGTTTACTGGCTGGGACCCCTCACAG GGATGCTCGCAGCCCTGCTCTTGTACCAGGGGAACATCCCAAGGCTCTTCCAGAAAAACCTGCTTTACAGCCCGAAGAGCAAATACCGGACCCCcaaggggaaggctgtgcctggGCTCAAACAGACAGGAGACAATGGGGAAGGGCAGCCACAGTTGCGAACTAAGCCCCGGAGCTGA